One genomic window of Inquilinus sp. KBS0705 includes the following:
- a CDS encoding bifunctional response regulator/alkaline phosphatase family protein translates to MQDTTILWADDEIDLLKPHILFLNEKGYKVTTVTNGNDAVDEFKKGYFDLVFLDENMPGLTGLETLQQIKNINNDVPIVLITKNEEEYLMEDAIGSKIDDYLIKPVHPKQILLTIKRLTENKRLVTEKTTMAYQQDFRNLGMTLNDNLSYQEWVDVYKKLIYWELELETLEDAGMHEILTMQKAEANVQFCKFVERNYLGWIKDPENGPTTSPQLFKKKVFPKLDGKGPVFFILIDNLRYDQFKIINPIISEYFRLEDEDTYYSILPTATQYARNSIFSGLMPLEMETRYPQMWQNDEDEGGKNLFEADFIADQLKRTLRKDIKHSYHKILNIDEGRALNESVNNLMNNELNVVVYNFVDMLSHARTDMQMIRELASDDAAYRSLTLSWFEHSPLFDLLKFLASKQVRVVITTDHGTIRVKNPSKIIGDRNTNTNLRYKQGKNLNYNAKEVFHIRNPHDAMLPKLHVSSSFVFAKGDSYFVYPNNYNHFVNFYNETFQHGGISLEEMIIPIVTYGPK, encoded by the coding sequence ATGCAGGACACCACCATATTATGGGCCGATGACGAAATTGATCTGTTAAAACCGCACATACTTTTTTTGAACGAAAAAGGATATAAAGTAACTACAGTTACCAATGGTAACGACGCGGTAGATGAATTCAAGAAAGGCTATTTTGACCTGGTTTTTCTGGATGAGAATATGCCAGGATTAACCGGCCTTGAAACGCTGCAGCAAATAAAAAACATTAATAACGATGTACCTATTGTGCTGATAACCAAAAACGAAGAAGAGTACTTAATGGAGGATGCCATCGGCTCTAAAATTGACGACTACTTAATAAAACCCGTACACCCAAAGCAGATACTGCTTACTATAAAAAGACTGACCGAAAACAAACGCCTGGTGACAGAAAAGACCACTATGGCCTATCAGCAGGATTTTCGTAACCTGGGGATGACGCTTAACGACAACCTAAGCTACCAGGAATGGGTAGATGTTTACAAAAAGCTGATCTATTGGGAGCTGGAGCTGGAAACACTTGAAGACGCCGGTATGCACGAGATACTTACCATGCAAAAGGCCGAAGCCAATGTGCAGTTTTGCAAGTTTGTTGAGCGCAATTACCTTGGCTGGATAAAGGACCCCGAGAATGGGCCAACTACATCTCCTCAGTTATTTAAAAAGAAGGTTTTCCCTAAGCTGGACGGTAAAGGGCCGGTATTTTTTATACTGATAGATAACTTAAGATACGATCAGTTCAAGATAATTAACCCTATCATATCTGAATACTTCAGGCTGGAAGATGAAGATACTTATTACAGTATTTTACCTACCGCTACACAATATGCGCGTAACTCCATCTTTTCGGGCCTGATGCCATTAGAAATGGAAACCCGCTACCCACAAATGTGGCAAAATGATGAGGATGAGGGCGGCAAAAATTTATTCGAGGCCGATTTTATTGCTGATCAACTAAAAAGAACGCTGCGTAAAGATATTAAGCACTCATACCATAAAATTTTAAATATTGATGAAGGCAGGGCGCTGAATGAGTCGGTTAATAACCTGATGAATAACGAGCTTAACGTAGTGGTATACAACTTTGTTGATATGCTTAGCCACGCCCGTACCGATATGCAAATGATACGCGAATTGGCGAGCGACGATGCCGCCTACCGCTCGTTAACGCTATCGTGGTTTGAGCATTCGCCGTTGTTTGATTTGCTTAAGTTTTTGGCATCAAAACAGGTTAGGGTGGTAATAACCACCGACCACGGTACCATACGCGTTAAAAACCCCAGCAAAATAATCGGCGACCGTAACACCAACACCAATTTGCGCTATAAACAAGGTAAAAACCTTAATTATAATGCAAAAGAGGTGTTTCACATCCGTAACCCGCACGATGCCATGCTGCCTAAGCTGCATGTAAGCTCGAGCTTTGTTTTTGCCAAGGGCGATAGCTACTTTGTATACCCTAATAACTATAATCACTTTGTTAATTTTTATAACGAAACCTTCCAGCACGGGGGTATATCTTTAGAAGAAATGATCATCCCGATAGTAACTTACGGGCCTAAATAA
- a CDS encoding type II toxin-antitoxin system VapC family toxin: MSGTDIFIDTNICIYLLNGDAKLAKLLQDQSIHISFITEIELFAYHGQSDTSVNILKAFINSVTLIDISNDIKQKTIDIRRNYKMKLPDSIIAASSLTKKLPFVTADKNFKKIPDLDLVLYELS; the protein is encoded by the coding sequence ATGAGTGGAACTGATATCTTCATAGATACCAATATTTGTATTTATTTATTGAATGGAGATGCCAAATTAGCCAAGCTTTTACAAGATCAAAGTATTCACATTTCATTTATTACCGAAATTGAACTTTTTGCTTATCATGGGCAAAGCGACACTTCTGTAAATATTTTAAAAGCTTTTATAAATTCGGTTACATTGATCGATATATCTAATGATATTAAGCAAAAGACAATTGATATAAGGAGAAATTACAAAATGAAGCTGCCAGATAGCATCATTGCAGCATCATCGTTAACTAAGAAGTTACCATTTGTTACCGCAGATAAGAATTTTAAGAAGATTCCGGATCTCGACTTGGTTTTATACGAATTATCTTAA
- the tsaE gene encoding tRNA (adenosine(37)-N6)-threonylcarbamoyltransferase complex ATPase subunit type 1 TsaE, with the protein MDLHISSLSELPEVASQIISYAGANKIFLFYGDMGAGKTTLIKNLCAELGVVDAVTSPTFSIVNEYAGSNGPIYHFDFYRLKDQNEALDMGYEEYFYSDNYCFIEWPEKIGGLIPQQYTGVRIQVTGDGSRQITVENI; encoded by the coding sequence TTGGACTTACATATCTCATCCCTATCCGAACTGCCCGAAGTAGCGTCTCAAATTATAAGCTACGCAGGGGCTAATAAAATATTTTTGTTTTATGGCGATATGGGCGCGGGCAAAACCACGCTCATTAAGAACCTTTGCGCAGAATTAGGTGTGGTGGATGCTGTTACCAGCCCTACTTTTTCAATTGTAAATGAATACGCCGGGAGTAACGGTCCAATTTATCATTTTGATTTTTACAGGTTGAAAGATCAGAATGAGGCATTGGATATGGGCTACGAAGAATATTTTTACTCGGACAACTATTGCTTTATAGAGTGGCCCGAAAAAATTGGAGGCCTTATACCGCAACAGTATACAGGGGTGCGCATACAGGTAACAGGTGACGGAAGCAGACAAATTACCGTTGAAAACATTTAG
- a CDS encoding alanine dehydrogenase translates to MSSGKLSGFSDVAKQAMMQPQESMLEVKNKKNKLYIGIPKEVSFQENRIPLTPLSVALLVNNGHEIVLESNAGQAANFTDNNYSEQGAQIVYDTKRVYEADIIIKIAPPTLEEIEMMKPGQLLISALQVSTLKAECLHALIKKKITALCFEHLEDEGGSLTVVRAMSEIVGATSILIAAEYLSNIFEGKGLMLGGITGVPPTEIVILGAGTVGEYAARTAIALGAEVKVFDPSIYKLRRLQNNIGTRVFTSVVQPIVLEKAITTCDVAIGAIRAEDGRSPCIVSEATVSKMKPNSVIIDVSIDQGGCFETSEVTNHTHPVFRKYDVIHYCVPNIASRVARTATYALTNIFAPILVDIGEQGSLKNVIWQKAGIRKAVYIYQGHITNKHLGERFSIPCKDLDLLVVSNH, encoded by the coding sequence ATGAGTTCAGGGAAATTAAGCGGGTTTTCTGATGTCGCCAAACAGGCGATGATGCAACCCCAGGAATCGATGCTGGAGGTTAAAAACAAAAAGAACAAACTTTATATTGGTATACCCAAAGAGGTTTCATTCCAGGAAAACCGCATCCCGCTTACGCCGCTATCGGTAGCGTTATTGGTAAACAACGGGCACGAAATAGTGCTGGAGAGCAATGCCGGGCAAGCCGCCAATTTTACCGACAATAATTATAGTGAGCAAGGCGCGCAAATAGTATACGATACCAAACGCGTTTACGAAGCCGACATCATTATAAAAATAGCACCGCCAACGCTGGAAGAAATTGAAATGATGAAGCCGGGGCAACTGCTTATTTCGGCCCTGCAGGTATCTACTTTAAAAGCCGAATGCCTGCATGCCCTTATCAAAAAAAAGATTACAGCCCTTTGCTTTGAGCATTTAGAAGACGAGGGCGGATCGTTAACCGTAGTACGCGCCATGAGCGAAATTGTAGGCGCTACATCTATACTGATTGCAGCCGAATATCTAAGTAATATTTTCGAAGGTAAGGGATTAATGCTTGGTGGCATTACCGGTGTACCCCCAACCGAAATTGTAATATTAGGTGCCGGCACTGTTGGCGAATATGCTGCCCGTACCGCTATAGCCCTTGGTGCCGAAGTAAAAGTCTTCGACCCGTCGATATATAAGCTACGCAGGCTGCAAAATAATATTGGTACCCGGGTATTTACATCGGTAGTGCAGCCTATTGTGCTGGAGAAGGCTATCACCACCTGCGATGTGGCAATAGGTGCCATACGCGCCGAAGATGGCCGCAGCCCCTGCATAGTTTCAGAAGCGACGGTTAGCAAAATGAAACCAAACTCGGTTATTATAGATGTAAGTATAGACCAGGGCGGCTGTTTTGAAACATCAGAGGTTACCAACCATACCCACCCGGTGTTTCGCAAATACGATGTGATACATTATTGCGTACCAAATATAGCATCGCGCGTGGCGCGCACGGCAACCTATGCGTTAACCAATATATTTGCTCCCATTTTGGTAGATATTGGCGAGCAGGGCAGCCTAAAAAATGTAATATGGCAAAAGGCAGGTATACGCAAAGCGGTTTACATTTACCAGGGGCATATTACCAACAAGCACCTGGGCGAGCGCTTCTCTATCCCATGTAAAGACCTGGACCTGCTAGTTGTATCTAACCACTGA
- a CDS encoding histidine phosphatase family protein, translated as MKHAPLILFLLISLLASNFNARAQKTIIYIVRHAEKVTGTANNDDPVLSSAGQERALALAKELKRAHIKAIYVTKYKRTGLTARPLAYQAKLLPRVYPDTNLKKFAATITKNFKGNNVLIIGHSNTVMPLLDAFGAEMPFETLDDEDYDMLFKVIIQENGDVELEITNYGQKHHLNDIPDKYLPEVVHPEYARPYY; from the coding sequence ATGAAACATGCTCCCTTAATATTATTTTTACTTATTAGTTTATTGGCAAGCAATTTTAATGCCCGTGCACAAAAAACTATTATTTATATAGTTCGCCATGCCGAAAAAGTTACCGGCACTGCTAATAACGACGACCCTGTTTTAAGCAGTGCCGGGCAGGAAAGGGCATTAGCCCTTGCCAAAGAACTAAAGCGTGCCCACATTAAGGCTATTTATGTTACTAAATATAAACGCACAGGTTTAACCGCAAGGCCATTGGCTTACCAGGCAAAACTTTTACCGCGTGTATACCCCGATACTAACCTTAAAAAGTTTGCCGCTACCATTACTAAGAACTTTAAGGGTAATAATGTTTTAATTATTGGCCACTCAAACACCGTTATGCCGCTATTAGATGCATTTGGTGCCGAAATGCCTTTTGAAACACTGGATGATGAGGATTATGATATGCTTTTTAAAGTGATCATACAGGAGAATGGCGATGTGGAGCTGGAAATTACCAACTACGGGCAAAAACACCATTTAAATGATATACCCGACAAATACCTGCCGGAGGTAGTGCACCCTGAATATGCCAGGCCGTATTATTGA
- a CDS encoding YihY/virulence factor BrkB family protein, which yields MKLFSKEYLKQFWKVLLATFSGFSNDNGLKFSASLAYYTVFSLAPLLILIISLAGLFFGPDAATHRLYPQIEHYVGSKAALQIQEMLQQLELSGKTGVAVVIGVVTLLIGASSIFIEMQDSLNTIWRVKAKPKRGWVKMLQNRFLSFSLIISLGFLLMASLAINLLISALNDRINHFLPGLTKLLIQGVNLGITLIVISTLFAIIFKFLPDVKIKWKDVRTGAIFTAILFMIGQYLISLYIQYTAQGSTYGAAGSLIVILVWIYYTAAILYIGAEFTQVYAEAIGSHIEPAEYAVSVKQTEIERVVDKLPPQNPELKGNLKCDENK from the coding sequence ATGAAATTATTTAGCAAAGAGTATTTAAAGCAATTTTGGAAAGTATTATTAGCCACATTTAGTGGTTTTTCTAATGATAACGGTCTAAAATTTAGTGCTTCGTTAGCCTATTATACAGTGTTTTCGCTGGCACCTTTGTTGATACTCATCATATCGCTTGCGGGGCTGTTCTTTGGCCCTGATGCGGCCACTCATCGCCTTTATCCGCAAATAGAACACTATGTAGGCTCTAAAGCGGCTTTGCAGATACAAGAGATGCTACAACAGTTAGAGTTGTCAGGCAAAACAGGTGTTGCTGTAGTTATTGGTGTGGTTACCCTGCTTATAGGTGCCAGCAGTATATTTATTGAGATGCAGGATTCGTTAAACACCATATGGCGTGTAAAGGCAAAGCCAAAACGCGGGTGGGTAAAAATGCTGCAAAACAGGTTTTTATCCTTTTCGCTTATTATCAGCCTCGGCTTTTTATTGATGGCATCATTAGCTATAAATTTATTAATAAGTGCCTTAAACGACCGCATAAACCACTTTTTACCGGGCCTCACCAAACTGCTTATACAGGGTGTAAACCTGGGTATAACGCTGATCGTTATATCAACCTTGTTTGCCATTATATTTAAGTTTTTGCCCGATGTTAAAATTAAATGGAAAGATGTGCGTACCGGGGCAATATTTACAGCTATCCTTTTTATGATTGGCCAGTACCTTATTAGTTTATATATTCAGTATACGGCACAGGGCTCTACCTATGGCGCCGCAGGCTCGCTGATCGTTATATTGGTTTGGATATACTATACCGCGGCAATTCTATACATTGGTGCCGAGTTTACGCAGGTGTATGCCGAAGCCATAGGCAGCCATATTGAGCCGGCAGAATATGCTGTAAGCGTAAAGCAAACCGAAATAGAGCGGGTGGTAGACAAACTCCCCCCGCAGAACCCCGAATTAAAGGGCAACCTGAAATGCGACGAGAATAAATAA
- a CDS encoding peptide-binding protein, with amino-acid sequence MTIPFKVVRNMLIIKVKINEQGPFNFILDTGVGLMLITDPKLVDSIQIKNTRTIKISGLGEAEAFEALVTPPIDVDISGIRSVGVSAAVLKKDYFNLSGFVGSQIHGLLGYEFFSNLVVGVNFSDSTITVTQPKYFKIPRRSNKVPITIEDKKPYMESNIVFPDGKKVLNKLIIDLGAGHPLSLENLIQKSGLPPKYIAANLGVALNGPITGYISRMNEVEVGKYKVKGVLTSFPDIDYAKRLFSIKRDGNIGIGLLKRFNLIFDYSNSALYIKPNETYREPFEHDMTGMEYYSGGPELSHLFISRVEPGSPADIAGLEKDDEIVSINFKPVSKMSIEEVDNFFKSRSERSLLIDIFHDKKYDRVIITLKRRI; translated from the coding sequence ATGACAATACCGTTTAAGGTTGTTCGGAACATGCTAATTATTAAAGTAAAAATAAACGAACAAGGCCCGTTTAACTTTATATTAGATACTGGTGTAGGTTTAATGCTGATAACCGACCCCAAACTGGTAGATTCTATTCAAATAAAAAATACACGTACTATTAAAATATCCGGCCTGGGCGAAGCCGAAGCTTTTGAAGCGCTGGTTACCCCGCCTATAGATGTGGACATATCAGGAATTAGAAGTGTTGGGGTATCGGCAGCGGTGTTAAAAAAGGATTACTTTAACCTGTCGGGCTTTGTGGGCTCGCAAATACATGGTTTGTTGGGATATGAGTTTTTTAGCAACCTTGTGGTAGGTGTTAACTTTAGCGACAGCACCATAACAGTAACCCAACCAAAATACTTTAAAATACCCCGCAGGAGTAATAAGGTGCCTATTACTATCGAAGATAAAAAGCCCTATATGGAATCGAATATCGTTTTCCCAGACGGTAAGAAAGTGCTGAATAAATTGATAATTGACCTGGGCGCCGGGCACCCGCTATCTTTAGAGAACCTGATTCAAAAAAGTGGGTTGCCGCCAAAATATATAGCAGCCAACTTAGGGGTAGCACTCAACGGCCCCATAACCGGTTATATAAGCAGGATGAACGAGGTGGAGGTAGGCAAATACAAAGTAAAGGGCGTGCTAACATCATTCCCCGATATTGACTACGCCAAGCGCTTGTTTAGCATTAAACGCGATGGTAATATTGGCATAGGCTTATTAAAAAGGTTTAATTTAATTTTCGACTACAGCAATAGTGCCTTATATATTAAACCCAACGAAACCTACCGCGAGCCATTTGAACATGATATGACCGGGATGGAATACTACTCGGGCGGGCCTGAACTTAGCCACCTTTTTATCAGCAGGGTTGAGCCGGGGTCGCCGGCAGATATTGCGGGACTGGAGAAAGATGACGAGATAGTTTCGATAAACTTTAAACCGGTTTCAAAAATGAGTATCGAAGAGGTTGATAACTTCTTTAAATCGCGTAGCGAGCGTAGTCTGCTAATCGATATTTTTCATGATAAAAAATACGACCGGGTTATTATAACGTTAAAGCGCCGAATATAA
- a CDS encoding zinc-dependent metalloprotease, translated as MLRGSKYLPIAVATLAIAATSCATKKQATQGQTVTLKTTSTSSGSTATATVGPAKKEGIKKFSDLVGKTKADTGLFNTYKIDGKYYFEIPDSLVSREMLVVTRFVKTPVGLKSFGQQYGGEEVNDQVWKWERHDKQVFIRIPSYAVRADSTSDMYQSVKNSNLDAVLAAFDIKAYNKDTTGVLVDVTDLYNGDIAAIGLPDNIKKMYKVTGLDNTRSYIDTIKSFPINVEARTLKTYRAAESPTDNTTGAVTFELNTSMLLLPKVPMQARLNDDRVGFFGQYQTDYGTGAQKAEGTAYIHRWRLEPKDEAAYARGELVEPKKQIVYYIDPATPKKWVPYLIAGINDWNKGFEAAGFKNAIVGKVAPTAKEDPEFSTEDARYSVIRYFASDVQNAYGPHISDPRSGEILESHVGWYHNVMSLLRNWFFIQTAAVNPNVRNPKFTDEQMGELIRFVSSHEIGHTLGLPHNFGSSYAYPVDSLRSKTFTATHGTAPSIMDYARFNYIAQPGDGVTHLYPQIGEYDLWSIKWGYSYFPGKKTLKQEKEILDVWTMQKAGNPLYYYGRQGTSIDPRLQNEDLGDNAMKASTYGIANLKRILPNIEKWTFQKGEDYSDVQDLYNEVIGQFNRYMGHVTTNIGGMNENFKTYDQKGPVYDFVNKSLQHDAVMFLNQQLFTTPYWLINNSELSKFDNGVVLGRIKALQVNVTANVLNASRLARMFDNEAKNGAKAYTVAELLTDLHAGIFTTGKPDQFKRNLQRGYIDNLKSLLNEDASRSFPGATSAQLANYGLTPINIALSDIRPLVRAELTKISAGLPKGGDAITAAHYADLRLRIKEALYPTRPIVNIPAGAPGRLANDNSQIEY; from the coding sequence ATATTACGGGGAAGTAAATACCTCCCTATAGCCGTTGCTACGCTTGCGATTGCAGCAACATCGTGCGCTACAAAAAAACAGGCAACCCAGGGCCAAACAGTTACTCTTAAAACCACCTCCACTTCTTCCGGATCTACAGCTACCGCAACCGTTGGGCCGGCTAAAAAAGAAGGCATTAAAAAATTCAGCGACCTGGTGGGTAAAACAAAAGCCGATACCGGCCTTTTTAATACCTATAAGATCGACGGTAAGTATTACTTCGAAATTCCGGATAGCCTGGTAAGTCGCGAAATGCTAGTAGTTACCCGTTTTGTTAAAACCCCCGTTGGCTTAAAATCATTTGGCCAGCAGTATGGCGGCGAAGAAGTTAACGACCAGGTATGGAAATGGGAGCGACACGATAAACAAGTTTTTATACGCATACCCAGCTATGCCGTGAGGGCCGATAGCACCAGCGATATGTACCAGTCGGTAAAAAACTCAAACCTTGATGCCGTGTTGGCAGCGTTTGATATAAAGGCTTACAATAAGGATACTACAGGTGTGCTAGTTGATGTAACCGACCTTTATAATGGCGATATCGCAGCAATAGGATTGCCTGATAACATCAAAAAAATGTACAAAGTAACCGGGCTCGACAATACCCGCTCTTACATTGATACTATAAAAAGCTTCCCAATAAATGTTGAAGCACGTACGCTAAAAACTTACAGAGCTGCCGAGTCGCCAACGGATAATACCACCGGTGCGGTAACCTTTGAGCTGAATACATCAATGCTGTTATTGCCTAAAGTGCCAATGCAGGCACGTTTAAACGATGACAGGGTTGGCTTTTTTGGCCAATACCAAACAGATTATGGTACAGGTGCCCAAAAAGCCGAAGGTACAGCATATATACACCGCTGGAGGTTAGAGCCTAAAGACGAAGCGGCATATGCACGCGGCGAATTGGTTGAACCTAAAAAGCAAATTGTTTATTACATAGACCCCGCAACCCCTAAAAAATGGGTGCCCTATTTAATAGCAGGTATTAACGACTGGAACAAAGGTTTTGAAGCGGCAGGCTTTAAAAACGCCATTGTTGGTAAAGTGGCGCCAACTGCAAAAGAAGACCCTGAATTTAGTACCGAAGATGCCCGCTACAGCGTAATCAGGTACTTCGCATCAGATGTGCAAAATGCTTACGGCCCGCATATATCCGACCCGCGCAGCGGCGAGATATTAGAAAGCCACGTAGGTTGGTACCATAACGTAATGAGCTTGCTGCGTAACTGGTTTTTTATACAAACCGCGGCTGTAAACCCTAATGTACGCAACCCTAAATTTACTGATGAGCAAATGGGCGAACTGATACGCTTTGTATCATCGCACGAGATTGGCCACACCTTGGGGCTACCGCATAACTTTGGTAGCAGCTACGCTTACCCGGTAGATTCGTTGCGGTCAAAAACATTTACCGCTACACATGGTACAGCACCATCAATAATGGATTACGCCCGTTTTAATTACATAGCGCAGCCGGGCGATGGTGTTACTCACTTGTATCCGCAAATTGGCGAGTACGACCTTTGGTCTATCAAATGGGGGTACAGCTATTTTCCTGGTAAAAAAACTCTTAAGCAAGAAAAAGAAATATTGGATGTCTGGACAATGCAAAAAGCCGGTAACCCGCTTTATTATTACGGCCGCCAGGGCACATCTATCGACCCGCGTTTACAAAACGAAGATTTGGGCGATAACGCCATGAAAGCAAGTACCTATGGTATAGCCAACTTAAAACGTATTTTGCCAAACATCGAAAAATGGACCTTTCAAAAAGGAGAAGACTATTCTGATGTGCAGGACCTGTATAACGAGGTTATTGGACAGTTTAATAGGTACATGGGGCATGTTACTACCAATATTGGGGGTATGAACGAAAACTTTAAAACATACGATCAGAAGGGCCCTGTTTATGATTTTGTAAACAAAAGCCTGCAACACGATGCAGTAATGTTTTTAAATCAGCAATTATTTACTACCCCATACTGGCTAATAAATAATTCGGAACTAAGCAAGTTTGACAATGGTGTAGTATTAGGCCGTATTAAGGCGCTACAGGTAAACGTTACAGCTAATGTGCTTAACGCATCAAGGTTGGCGCGTATGTTTGATAACGAGGCTAAAAATGGCGCAAAAGCTTATACAGTAGCCGAATTGCTGACTGACTTACATGCCGGTATATTCACCACAGGCAAACCTGATCAGTTTAAAAGAAACCTGCAACGTGGTTATATTGATAACTTAAAGAGTTTGTTGAACGAAGATGCCAGCAGAAGCTTTCCTGGCGCTACATCGGCGCAATTAGCCAATTATGGTTTAACACCTATCAACATTGCCTTGTCTGACATCAGGCCGTTGGTTAGGGCCGAGTTAACTAAAATAAGTGCAGGCTTGCCTAAAGGTGGGGATGCCATAACAGCAGCACATTACGCCGATCTGCGTTTGCGTATCAAAGAAGCCTTATATCCAACAAGGCCGATTGTGAACATACCTGCCGGTGCGCCGGGGCGTTTAGCTAATGATAACAGCCAGATAGAATATTAA